The following are encoded together in the Bacillus sp. V2I10 genome:
- the gabT gene encoding 4-aminobutyrate--2-oxoglutarate transaminase gives MITSHSTTKELQEKRRKYIPKGVSNGNLNIAQYASGATVTDIDQNEWIDFAGAIGTLNVGHSHPKVTQAVKVQVDKFLHPGFNVMMYEGYINLAEKLCRITPGSFDKQAILFNSGAEAVENAIKIARRYTGRQAVVSFVRGYHGRTNLTMTMTSKVKPYKFGFGPFAPEIYQAPFPYLYQKPNEMTEEAYINQKIEEFKDFFIAAVAPETVACVVMEPVQGEGGFIIPPVKFVQAVYDFCQEHGIVFVADEIQTGFGRTGKLFAIEHFNVAPDLMTVSKSLAAGLPLSGVVGKMEMLNVADPGELGGTYAGSPVACAAALAVIEIMEEEKLAEKAELLGQKIEDVLNELYEQHEYMGDIRRLGAMVAVEIVEDRTNKLPNKMKTAEIVKYANENGLLLLSAGLKGNVIRFLMPLVITDEELSKGMTILKDAFQ, from the coding sequence ATGATAACTTCACACTCAACTACTAAAGAATTACAAGAGAAAAGAAGGAAGTATATCCCGAAAGGTGTGAGCAATGGGAACTTGAACATTGCGCAATATGCTTCCGGTGCAACAGTTACAGATATTGATCAGAATGAATGGATAGACTTTGCAGGTGCGATCGGCACTTTGAATGTAGGGCATAGTCATCCAAAAGTAACCCAGGCAGTAAAAGTCCAAGTCGATAAATTTTTGCATCCGGGATTTAATGTGATGATGTATGAAGGCTATATTAATCTGGCAGAAAAATTATGCCGCATCACTCCAGGCAGTTTTGACAAGCAGGCTATTTTATTTAATTCAGGTGCTGAAGCTGTGGAAAACGCAATCAAAATAGCCCGGCGCTATACAGGGAGACAAGCTGTTGTTTCCTTTGTCCGCGGTTATCATGGAAGAACGAATTTAACAATGACGATGACAAGCAAAGTAAAACCATATAAATTTGGATTTGGACCGTTTGCTCCAGAAATCTATCAAGCCCCATTTCCTTATCTCTATCAAAAGCCAAATGAAATGACGGAAGAAGCGTATATCAATCAAAAGATAGAAGAGTTTAAGGACTTCTTCATTGCCGCTGTTGCACCTGAAACAGTTGCTTGTGTCGTCATGGAGCCTGTCCAGGGTGAGGGCGGATTTATTATCCCTCCTGTTAAATTTGTACAAGCCGTATATGATTTTTGTCAGGAACACGGAATTGTCTTCGTAGCAGATGAAATACAAACGGGGTTTGGAAGAACAGGCAAGTTATTTGCCATTGAGCATTTTAATGTGGCACCTGATTTAATGACGGTATCAAAATCATTGGCAGCCGGTTTGCCATTAAGCGGTGTCGTCGGCAAAATGGAGATGTTAAATGTAGCCGATCCGGGAGAACTCGGAGGCACATATGCAGGAAGTCCAGTCGCATGCGCTGCTGCGTTGGCGGTTATTGAAATTATGGAAGAAGAAAAATTGGCGGAAAAGGCAGAACTGCTTGGACAAAAAATTGAAGACGTTTTAAATGAACTATATGAACAACATGAATACATGGGAGATATTCGCCGTTTAGGTGCTATGGTTGCAGTCGAAATTGTGGAAGACCGCACAAATAAGCTGCCTAATAAAATGAAGACAGCCGAAATTGTAAAGTACGCAAATGAAAATGGCTTATTGCTGCTCTCTGCTGGTTTAAAAGGCAATGTTATTCGTTTCCTTATGCCATTAGTGATTACGGATGAGGAATTATCAAAAGGGATGACAATTTTAAAAGATGCGTTTCAATAA